From Ruminococcus sp. HUN007, a single genomic window includes:
- the rplD gene encoding 50S ribosomal protein L4, giving the protein MSKVSVFDMNGKQVAETELSDAIFGIEPNEAVMHAMVVNYLANQRQGTQSTLTRTEVRGGGRKPWRQKGTGHARQGSIRAPQWVHGGVAIGPKPRDYRYSLNKKVKRLAMKSALSVKLQDSNLLVLDSIKMEEFKTKTIVQMLKALNVEGKALIVMPEVDKKVIKSASNIPGVKTTLVNTLNVYDILNYDKFIVVTDAVKKIEEVYA; this is encoded by the coding sequence ATGTCTAAAGTTTCAGTATTTGATATGAATGGTAAGCAGGTTGCAGAAACTGAGCTTTCCGATGCTATTTTCGGAATTGAGCCAAACGAAGCTGTTATGCACGCAATGGTAGTAAACTACCTCGCAAACCAGCGTCAGGGTACACAGTCAACACTTACTCGTACAGAAGTACGCGGAGGCGGCAGAAAGCCATGGAGACAGAAGGGAACAGGTCATGCAAGACAGGGTTCTATCCGTGCTCCTCAGTGGGTTCATGGTGGTGTTGCTATCGGTCCTAAGCCAAGAGATTACAGATATTCTCTTAACAAGAAGGTAAAGAGACTCGCAATGAAGTCAGCTTTATCAGTTAAGCTTCAGGATTCAAATCTTCTCGTTCTTGATTCAATCAAGATGGAAGAATTCAAGACAAAGACAATCGTTCAGATGTTAAAGGCTCTCAACGTAGAAGGCAAGGCTCTCATAGTTATGCCTGAAGTTGACAAGAAGGTCATCAAGAGTGCTTCAAACATTCCTGGCGTAAAGACAACACTCGTTAATACACTGAATGTTTACGATATATTAAACTACGACAAGTTCATTGTTGTTACAGACGCAGTGAAGAAGATCGAGGAGGTGTACGCATAA
- a CDS encoding ABC transporter substrate-binding protein, whose product MMNNKGKKFLMISAVFAAGIAAGYGAMGLLDKKNTASDTGKPVTILCWNEDNSRPMADFFCRETGTDPSQIVIKSFNTGGYQAAEYYRDYLNNDPANEADIIFLEPDWGYEFLNDDSVTVPLRELGYDDSDFSDLYSYTVDTGRSTATGELKAVSWQACPGTFCYREDLAKKYLGVRSPSEMGEKVKNWDSFLKTAEELKASGGPALSATLQGVWHAYSAGRTLPWMLGEEFTGDDFILEYAGFAKKLYDNEYITHDHQWTDTWFGLADTDEVMGFFLSSWGIDMILSDYGTNGKWKCVAGPSDYYWGGTWLAVAGRCDNRAKAKEFIDFFTADIKAIETYSLENDEFMSNKKAMQNIIVSGKHKGAEVLGGQEQYEVFDKVSSAIYVDGIITPYDAVIYNAVDSDVEAYADGFYESPEEMLDFMKDEISYDIETEIFT is encoded by the coding sequence ATGATGAATAATAAAGGAAAAAAATTTCTTATGATCTCTGCCGTTTTTGCTGCTGGAATAGCAGCGGGATACGGTGCAATGGGACTGCTTGACAAAAAAAATACTGCATCCGATACGGGTAAACCGGTAACGATCCTGTGCTGGAATGAAGATAACAGCCGGCCGATGGCCGACTTTTTCTGCAGGGAAACCGGAACTGATCCATCGCAGATAGTTATTAAGAGCTTTAACACCGGAGGATATCAGGCAGCGGAATACTACAGAGATTATCTGAATAATGATCCGGCTAACGAAGCAGACATTATTTTTCTGGAACCGGACTGGGGGTACGAATTTTTAAATGATGACTCGGTGACAGTTCCTCTTAGGGAACTGGGATACGACGACTCTGATTTCTCTGATCTTTACAGTTATACTGTTGACACAGGACGCTCAACTGCAACCGGAGAACTTAAGGCTGTTTCATGGCAGGCATGTCCGGGTACTTTCTGCTACAGGGAAGATCTTGCGAAAAAATATCTTGGTGTCAGATCACCTTCTGAGATGGGTGAAAAGGTGAAAAACTGGGACAGCTTTTTAAAAACGGCAGAAGAACTGAAAGCTTCAGGTGGTCCGGCACTTTCAGCAACACTTCAGGGAGTATGGCATGCTTATTCAGCTGGAAGAACCTTACCGTGGATGCTTGGCGAAGAATTTACCGGGGATGATTTCATTCTTGAATATGCCGGCTTTGCCAAAAAGCTTTATGACAATGAATATATAACGCACGATCATCAGTGGACAGATACCTGGTTCGGACTGGCCGATACAGATGAAGTTATGGGCTTCTTTTTATCGTCATGGGGTATCGACATGATTCTTTCAGATTACGGAACCAATGGTAAGTGGAAGTGCGTCGCTGGTCCTTCTGACTACTACTGGGGAGGCACATGGCTTGCGGTAGCTGGAAGATGCGATAACCGTGCAAAAGCAAAGGAGTTTATTGATTTCTTTACTGCGGATATAAAAGCCATTGAAACCTATTCGCTTGAAAATGATGAGTTTATGTCAAACAAAAAGGCAATGCAGAACATTATCGTTTCAGGAAAACATAAAGGTGCTGAGGTTCTGGGAGGACAGGAACAGTACGAGGTTTTTGATAAGGTATCATCGGCAATATATGTTGATGGTATTATCACGCCATATGATGCTGTAATATACAATGCGGTTGACTCGGATGTCGAAGCGTATGCTGATGGCTTTTACGAATCTCCTGAAGAAATGCTCGATTTTATGAAAGATGAGATAAGTTACGATATCGAAACAGAGATCTTTACATGA
- the rplW gene encoding 50S ribosomal protein L23, which produces MKAPQDIIIKPIITERSMDALQSGKYTFKVDKNANKIEIADAVEKLFDVKVAKVNTLNCNGRTKRVGRFVGKTADWKKAIVTLKEDSKTIEFFDGMI; this is translated from the coding sequence ATGAAGGCACCACAGGATATCATCATCAAGCCTATCATCACCGAGAGAAGTATGGATGCTCTCCAGTCAGGAAAGTACACATTCAAGGTTGATAAGAACGCTAACAAGATTGAAATTGCAGATGCTGTTGAAAAGCTTTTCGACGTTAAGGTTGCTAAGGTAAACACATTAAACTGCAATGGCCGTACAAAGCGCGTAGGCAGATTTGTAGGCAAGACAGCTGACTGGAAGAAGGCTATCGTTACACTTAAGGAAGATTCAAAGACAATTGAATTCTTCGACGGTATGATCTGA
- the rplC gene encoding 50S ribosomal protein L3: MQKSMIGKKIGMTQIFDETGKVVPVTVIEAGPCVVVQKKTVENDGYESVQLGFGDVKIKNVTKPLQGHFKKADVACKKTLKEFRLDDCSALNVGDVLKADVFAVGDAVDVSGTSKGKGFQGAIKRHNQHRLKMTHGTGPVHREAGSMGACSSPSRIYKGKALPGHMGAEKVTVQNLEVVKIDVENNLIALKGAVPGPKGGIVCIVDSVKA, from the coding sequence ATGCAGAAATCAATGATCGGTAAGAAAATCGGCATGACACAGATTTTCGACGAAACAGGAAAAGTTGTTCCTGTAACAGTAATCGAAGCCGGTCCATGCGTAGTTGTTCAGAAGAAGACTGTTGAAAACGACGGTTATGAATCAGTTCAGCTCGGATTTGGCGACGTAAAGATCAAGAACGTAACAAAGCCATTACAGGGTCACTTCAAGAAGGCTGACGTTGCATGCAAGAAGACACTTAAGGAATTCAGACTCGATGACTGCAGCGCACTCAACGTAGGCGATGTACTCAAGGCTGACGTTTTTGCAGTAGGCGACGCAGTTGACGTAAGCGGTACAAGCAAAGGTAAGGGCTTCCAGGGCGCTATCAAGCGTCACAATCAGCACAGACTCAAGATGACACACGGTACAGGTCCTGTTCACAGAGAAGCAGGTTCTATGGGTGCTTGTTCATCACCATCACGTATCTACAAGGGCAAGGCTCTTCCGGGACACATGGGTGCTGAAAAGGTAACAGTTCAGAATCTTGAAGTAGTAAAGATCGACGTTGAAAATAATCTTATCGCACTCAAGGGTGCTGTTCCGGGTCCTAAGGGCGGAATAGTTTGCATCGTTGATAGTGTTAAGGCTTAA
- the rpsJ gene encoding 30S ribosomal protein S10 has translation MAEKEKIRIKIKGYEHAVVDAAAAKIVDAAKRSGARVSGPIPLPTDKEIVTILRAVHKYKDSREQFEMRTHKRLIDIIRPTNKTMETLGNLEIPAGVLIEMSEK, from the coding sequence ATGGCTGAAAAGGAAAAGATCAGAATCAAGATCAAGGGTTATGAACATGCTGTAGTTGACGCAGCAGCCGCAAAGATAGTTGACGCTGCTAAGAGAAGCGGAGCAAGAGTTTCAGGACCTATCCCGCTGCCGACTGATAAGGAGATAGTTACTATTCTTCGTGCTGTACACAAGTACAAGGATAGCCGTGAGCAGTTCGAAATGAGAACTCACAAGAGACTTATCGACATCATCAGACCGACAAACAAAACAATGGAGACTCTCGGTAACCTCGAGATCCCGGCTGGCGTACTCATCGAAATGAGCGAAAAGTAA